The Populus nigra chromosome 19, ddPopNigr1.1, whole genome shotgun sequence genome includes a window with the following:
- the LOC133679093 gene encoding pumilio homolog 2-like isoform X1: MLSELGRRPMIGANDGSFGDDLEKELGLLLREQRRQDADDREKELNLYRSGSAPPTVEGSLNAVGGLFSGGGHGGASFSDFASGKNGNGFITEKELRSDPAYLSYYYSNVNLNPRLPPPLLSKEDWRSAQRLKGGSSVLGGIGDRRKASGADNGNGRSMFSMPPGFESRKQDSEVESENVSGSTEWGGGGLIGLQGFGFASKQKSLAEIFQDDLDRTTLVTGPPSRPASCNAFNENVETIGSAEAELAHLRRELSSADNLRSRVNDQGSSSVQNIGQPSSYSYAAALGASLSGRTTPDPQHVARAPSPCPTPIGQGRVTTSEKRGMASSNSFNGISSGMRESAEFAAAFSGMNLSTNGVIDEESHLPSQVEQDVDNHQNYLFGLQGGQNHLKQNTYLKKSESGHLHMSSAPQSTKLSYSDLVKSNGGEPDLISSSLMADRQVELQKLAVPSGNSYMKGSPTSTLGGGGGLPSQYQHLDGMNSSLPNYGLGGYSINPALASMIANHLGTGNLPPLFENVAAASAMAMPGMDSRVLGGGLGSGANLTAASLESHNLGRVGSPIAGSALQAPFVDPMYLQYLRTPEYATTQLAAINDPSVDRSYLGNSYLNYLEIQKAYGFLSSQKSQYGVPLGGKSVSSNHHGYFGNPGFGVGMSYPGSPLASPVIPNSPVGPGSPIRHNELNMRFSSGMSNLAGGIMGPWHLDAGCNIDESFASSLLEEFKSNKTKCLELSEIAGHVVEFSADQYGSRFIQQKLETATTDEKNMVYQEIMPQALALMTDVFGNYVIQKFFEHGLPSQRRELAGKLLGHVLTLSLQMYGCRVIQKAIEVVDLEHKIKMVEELDGHVMRCVRDQNGNHVIQKCIECIPEDNIQFIVTTFFDQVVILSTHPYGCRVIQRILEHCKDAETQSKVMDEILGAVSMLAQDQYGNYVVQHVLEHGKSHERSAIIKELAGRIVQMSQQKFASNVVEKCLTFSGPSERQLLVNEMLGTTDENEPLQAMMKDQFANYVVQKVLETCDDQQRELILTRIKVHLTALKKYTYGKHIVARVEKLVAAGERRIAAQSLHPAA, translated from the exons ATGTTATCTGAATTGGGCAGGAGACCGATGATAGGAGCTAATGATGGATCATTCGGTGATGATTTAGAGAAGGAGTTAGGGTTATTGTTGCGTGAGCAACGTAGGCAAGATGCTGATGATCGTGAGAAAGAGCTCAATTTGTACAGGAGTGGCTCTGCACCTCCAACCGTGGAGGGTTCATTGAATGCAGTCGGGGGCTTGTTTAGTGGCGGAGGCCATGGTGGTGCCTCTTTCTCAGACTTTGCTAGCGGAAAAAATGGGAATGGGTTCATAACCGAGAAGGAGCTTAGGTCTGATCCAGCTTACTTATCTTACTACTATTCGAATGTGAATTTGAACCCAAGGCTTCCGCCTCCTTTGCTGTCGAAGGAGGATTGGAGGTCTGCACAGAGATTGAAGGGTGGAAGTTCTGTTTTAGGCGGGATTGGAGATAGGAGGAAAGCTAGTGGAGCTGACAATGGTAATGGTAGATCAATGTTTTCAATGCCACCGGGGTTTGAATCGAGGAAACAGGACAGTGAGGTTGAGTCAGAGAACGTTTCTGGCTCCACCGAATGGGGAGGTGGTGGGCTGATTGGTTTACAAGGATTTGGATTTGCCAGCAAACAGAAGAGCCTTGCTGAAATCTTTCAG GATGACTTGGACCGCACAACTCTTGTGACAGGCCCCCCATCTCGCCCAGCTAGCTGTAATGCGTTTAATGAAAATGTTGAGACCATAGGTTCAGCTGAAGCAGAGTTGGCTCATTTGCGCCGTGAATTATCATCTGCAGATAATTTACGATCGAGGGTGAATGATCAGGGCTCATCTTCTGTTCAAAATATTGGTCAGCCATCTTCTTATAGTTATGCTGCTGCTCTTGGTGCCTCCTTGTCTGGGAGAACTACTCCTGATCCCCAACATGTTGCCAGGGCTCCTAGTCCTTGCCCTACACCCATTGGACAAGGGAGAGTTACCACATCTGAAAAGAGAGGCATGGCTAGTTCAAACTCTTTCAATGGCATCTCATCTGGTATGAGGGAGTCTGCAGAATTTGCAGCTGCCTTTTCTGGCATGAACCTGTCAACAAATGGTGTAATAGATGAAGAAAGCCATTTGCCATCACAGGTTGAACAGGATGTTGACAACCACCAGAATTATCTCTTTGGTCTCCAAGGTGGTCAGAATCATCTGAAGCAAAATACTTACttgaagaagtctgaatctgggCATTTACACATGTCTTCTGCTCCTCAATCTACCAAATTGTCATATTCTGATTTGGTTAAGAGCAATGGTGGTGAGCCAGACCTCATCAGCTCATCCTTGATGGCTGATAGGCAGGTTGAACTGCAAAAGTTGGCTGTTCCTAGTGGCAATTCTTACATGAAAGGATCACCTACCTCCACCcttggtggtggaggtggtttGCCTTCACAGTATCAGCATCTAGATGGTATGAATTCATCACTTCCAAACTATGGATTGGGTGGGTATTCCATAAATCCAGCACTGGCATCCATGATCGCTAACCATCTTGGCACAGGTAACCTGCCTCCATTATTTGAAAATGTTGCTGCAGCATCTGCTATGGCCATGCCTGGAATGGACTCAAGAGTGCTTGGAGGAGGTTTGGGGTCTGGAGCAAATCTAACTGCTGCTTCATTGGAATCTCATAATCTTGGGAGAGTGGGGAGTCCCATAGCAGGAAGTGCTCTTCAGGCTCCTTTTGTTGATCCGATGTATCTCCAGTACTTGAGGACTCCTGAGTATGCTACAACCCAGCTTGCTGCTATTAATGATCCCTCAGTTGATAGGAGCTACTTGGGTAATTCATACTTGAATTACCTTGAAATTCAAAAGGCTTATGGTTTTCTGTCATCTCAGAAATCACAGTATGGAGTCCCATTAGGTGGTAAATCTGTTAGTTCTAATCATCATGGTTATTTTGGAAATCCTGGCTTTGGTGTTGGTATGTCATATCCTGGAAGTCCCCTGGCAAGTCCTGTCATTCCAAATTCCCCAGTTGGACCTGGGAGTCCCATAAGACACAATGAGCTGAATATGCGTTTTTCTTCTGGAATGAGTAACTTAGCCGGGGGCATCATGGGACCCTGGCACTTGGATGCAGGATGCAACATCGATGAAAGCTTTGCATCATCCCTATTAGAAGAATTTAAGAGCAATAAAACTAAGTGTCTTGAACTTTCAGAAATTGCTGGTCATGTTGTTGAGTTCAG TGCCGATCAGTATGGGAGCCGATTCATTCAACAAAAACTTGAGACTGCCACAACGGATGAGAAAAATATGGTTTATCAGGAAATCATGCCCCAGGCTCTTGCTCTGATGACTGATGTGTTTGGTAATTATGTAATTCAGAAG TTTTTCGAGCATGGGCTTCCATCACAGAGAAGAGAATTGGCTGGCAAGCTTTTAGGTCATGTTTTGACACTTAGCCTTCAAATGTATGGCTGTCGAGTGATCCAGAAG GCCATTGAGGTGGTTGATCtagaacataaaataaagatggTTGAAGAGCTTGATGGTCATGTAATGCGGTGTGTACGTGACCAGAATGGGAACCATGTCATCCAAAAGTGTATCGAATGTATTCCTGAAGATAATATTCAGTTTATTGTCACAACATTCTTTGATCAAGTCGTGATTCTCTCCACCCATCCATATGGGTGTCGTGTGATACAG AGGATACTGGAGCACTGCAAGGACGCAGAGACACAGAGTAAAGTTATGGATGAGATTTTGGGAGCTGTTAGTATGTTAGCACAAGATCAATATGGAAATTATGTGGTTCAG CATGTGCTGGAACATGGAAAATCTCATGAACGATCTGCTATCATCAAGGAGTTAGCTGGGAGGATTGTTCAGATGAGTCAGCAAAAGTTTGCCTCCAATGTTGTAGAGAAGTGTTTAACATTTAGTGGTCCTTCTGAACGTCAACTACTGGTCAATGAAATGCTAGGCACCACTGATGAAAATGAGCCTCTTCAG GCAATGATGAAAGATCAGTTTGCTAACTATGTTGTACAAAAAGTGCTGGAGACATGTGATGACCAACAACGTGAGCTGATCCTTACAAGAATAAAAGTTCATTTAACTGCATTGAAGAAGTACACCTATGGAAAGCACATTGTTGCACGTGTAGAGAAACTTGTTGCTGCTGGGG AAAGGAGAATTGCTGCGCAGTCCCTGCACCCTGCTGCTTAG
- the LOC133679093 gene encoding pumilio homolog 2-like isoform X2: MIGANDGSFGDDLEKELGLLLREQRRQDADDREKELNLYRSGSAPPTVEGSLNAVGGLFSGGGHGGASFSDFASGKNGNGFITEKELRSDPAYLSYYYSNVNLNPRLPPPLLSKEDWRSAQRLKGGSSVLGGIGDRRKASGADNGNGRSMFSMPPGFESRKQDSEVESENVSGSTEWGGGGLIGLQGFGFASKQKSLAEIFQDDLDRTTLVTGPPSRPASCNAFNENVETIGSAEAELAHLRRELSSADNLRSRVNDQGSSSVQNIGQPSSYSYAAALGASLSGRTTPDPQHVARAPSPCPTPIGQGRVTTSEKRGMASSNSFNGISSGMRESAEFAAAFSGMNLSTNGVIDEESHLPSQVEQDVDNHQNYLFGLQGGQNHLKQNTYLKKSESGHLHMSSAPQSTKLSYSDLVKSNGGEPDLISSSLMADRQVELQKLAVPSGNSYMKGSPTSTLGGGGGLPSQYQHLDGMNSSLPNYGLGGYSINPALASMIANHLGTGNLPPLFENVAAASAMAMPGMDSRVLGGGLGSGANLTAASLESHNLGRVGSPIAGSALQAPFVDPMYLQYLRTPEYATTQLAAINDPSVDRSYLGNSYLNYLEIQKAYGFLSSQKSQYGVPLGGKSVSSNHHGYFGNPGFGVGMSYPGSPLASPVIPNSPVGPGSPIRHNELNMRFSSGMSNLAGGIMGPWHLDAGCNIDESFASSLLEEFKSNKTKCLELSEIAGHVVEFSADQYGSRFIQQKLETATTDEKNMVYQEIMPQALALMTDVFGNYVIQKFFEHGLPSQRRELAGKLLGHVLTLSLQMYGCRVIQKAIEVVDLEHKIKMVEELDGHVMRCVRDQNGNHVIQKCIECIPEDNIQFIVTTFFDQVVILSTHPYGCRVIQRILEHCKDAETQSKVMDEILGAVSMLAQDQYGNYVVQHVLEHGKSHERSAIIKELAGRIVQMSQQKFASNVVEKCLTFSGPSERQLLVNEMLGTTDENEPLQAMMKDQFANYVVQKVLETCDDQQRELILTRIKVHLTALKKYTYGKHIVARVEKLVAAGERRIAAQSLHPAA, from the exons ATGATAGGAGCTAATGATGGATCATTCGGTGATGATTTAGAGAAGGAGTTAGGGTTATTGTTGCGTGAGCAACGTAGGCAAGATGCTGATGATCGTGAGAAAGAGCTCAATTTGTACAGGAGTGGCTCTGCACCTCCAACCGTGGAGGGTTCATTGAATGCAGTCGGGGGCTTGTTTAGTGGCGGAGGCCATGGTGGTGCCTCTTTCTCAGACTTTGCTAGCGGAAAAAATGGGAATGGGTTCATAACCGAGAAGGAGCTTAGGTCTGATCCAGCTTACTTATCTTACTACTATTCGAATGTGAATTTGAACCCAAGGCTTCCGCCTCCTTTGCTGTCGAAGGAGGATTGGAGGTCTGCACAGAGATTGAAGGGTGGAAGTTCTGTTTTAGGCGGGATTGGAGATAGGAGGAAAGCTAGTGGAGCTGACAATGGTAATGGTAGATCAATGTTTTCAATGCCACCGGGGTTTGAATCGAGGAAACAGGACAGTGAGGTTGAGTCAGAGAACGTTTCTGGCTCCACCGAATGGGGAGGTGGTGGGCTGATTGGTTTACAAGGATTTGGATTTGCCAGCAAACAGAAGAGCCTTGCTGAAATCTTTCAG GATGACTTGGACCGCACAACTCTTGTGACAGGCCCCCCATCTCGCCCAGCTAGCTGTAATGCGTTTAATGAAAATGTTGAGACCATAGGTTCAGCTGAAGCAGAGTTGGCTCATTTGCGCCGTGAATTATCATCTGCAGATAATTTACGATCGAGGGTGAATGATCAGGGCTCATCTTCTGTTCAAAATATTGGTCAGCCATCTTCTTATAGTTATGCTGCTGCTCTTGGTGCCTCCTTGTCTGGGAGAACTACTCCTGATCCCCAACATGTTGCCAGGGCTCCTAGTCCTTGCCCTACACCCATTGGACAAGGGAGAGTTACCACATCTGAAAAGAGAGGCATGGCTAGTTCAAACTCTTTCAATGGCATCTCATCTGGTATGAGGGAGTCTGCAGAATTTGCAGCTGCCTTTTCTGGCATGAACCTGTCAACAAATGGTGTAATAGATGAAGAAAGCCATTTGCCATCACAGGTTGAACAGGATGTTGACAACCACCAGAATTATCTCTTTGGTCTCCAAGGTGGTCAGAATCATCTGAAGCAAAATACTTACttgaagaagtctgaatctgggCATTTACACATGTCTTCTGCTCCTCAATCTACCAAATTGTCATATTCTGATTTGGTTAAGAGCAATGGTGGTGAGCCAGACCTCATCAGCTCATCCTTGATGGCTGATAGGCAGGTTGAACTGCAAAAGTTGGCTGTTCCTAGTGGCAATTCTTACATGAAAGGATCACCTACCTCCACCcttggtggtggaggtggtttGCCTTCACAGTATCAGCATCTAGATGGTATGAATTCATCACTTCCAAACTATGGATTGGGTGGGTATTCCATAAATCCAGCACTGGCATCCATGATCGCTAACCATCTTGGCACAGGTAACCTGCCTCCATTATTTGAAAATGTTGCTGCAGCATCTGCTATGGCCATGCCTGGAATGGACTCAAGAGTGCTTGGAGGAGGTTTGGGGTCTGGAGCAAATCTAACTGCTGCTTCATTGGAATCTCATAATCTTGGGAGAGTGGGGAGTCCCATAGCAGGAAGTGCTCTTCAGGCTCCTTTTGTTGATCCGATGTATCTCCAGTACTTGAGGACTCCTGAGTATGCTACAACCCAGCTTGCTGCTATTAATGATCCCTCAGTTGATAGGAGCTACTTGGGTAATTCATACTTGAATTACCTTGAAATTCAAAAGGCTTATGGTTTTCTGTCATCTCAGAAATCACAGTATGGAGTCCCATTAGGTGGTAAATCTGTTAGTTCTAATCATCATGGTTATTTTGGAAATCCTGGCTTTGGTGTTGGTATGTCATATCCTGGAAGTCCCCTGGCAAGTCCTGTCATTCCAAATTCCCCAGTTGGACCTGGGAGTCCCATAAGACACAATGAGCTGAATATGCGTTTTTCTTCTGGAATGAGTAACTTAGCCGGGGGCATCATGGGACCCTGGCACTTGGATGCAGGATGCAACATCGATGAAAGCTTTGCATCATCCCTATTAGAAGAATTTAAGAGCAATAAAACTAAGTGTCTTGAACTTTCAGAAATTGCTGGTCATGTTGTTGAGTTCAG TGCCGATCAGTATGGGAGCCGATTCATTCAACAAAAACTTGAGACTGCCACAACGGATGAGAAAAATATGGTTTATCAGGAAATCATGCCCCAGGCTCTTGCTCTGATGACTGATGTGTTTGGTAATTATGTAATTCAGAAG TTTTTCGAGCATGGGCTTCCATCACAGAGAAGAGAATTGGCTGGCAAGCTTTTAGGTCATGTTTTGACACTTAGCCTTCAAATGTATGGCTGTCGAGTGATCCAGAAG GCCATTGAGGTGGTTGATCtagaacataaaataaagatggTTGAAGAGCTTGATGGTCATGTAATGCGGTGTGTACGTGACCAGAATGGGAACCATGTCATCCAAAAGTGTATCGAATGTATTCCTGAAGATAATATTCAGTTTATTGTCACAACATTCTTTGATCAAGTCGTGATTCTCTCCACCCATCCATATGGGTGTCGTGTGATACAG AGGATACTGGAGCACTGCAAGGACGCAGAGACACAGAGTAAAGTTATGGATGAGATTTTGGGAGCTGTTAGTATGTTAGCACAAGATCAATATGGAAATTATGTGGTTCAG CATGTGCTGGAACATGGAAAATCTCATGAACGATCTGCTATCATCAAGGAGTTAGCTGGGAGGATTGTTCAGATGAGTCAGCAAAAGTTTGCCTCCAATGTTGTAGAGAAGTGTTTAACATTTAGTGGTCCTTCTGAACGTCAACTACTGGTCAATGAAATGCTAGGCACCACTGATGAAAATGAGCCTCTTCAG GCAATGATGAAAGATCAGTTTGCTAACTATGTTGTACAAAAAGTGCTGGAGACATGTGATGACCAACAACGTGAGCTGATCCTTACAAGAATAAAAGTTCATTTAACTGCATTGAAGAAGTACACCTATGGAAAGCACATTGTTGCACGTGTAGAGAAACTTGTTGCTGCTGGGG AAAGGAGAATTGCTGCGCAGTCCCTGCACCCTGCTGCTTAG
- the LOC133679167 gene encoding transcription factor BOA-like encodes MGEEVKMSEYEINDGEDNINGDDERVAVWEIGLPTPDDLTPLSQTLIPPELASAFSIFPEPHRTPLDVNRASQTTLSNLRGQLNALSSINFKSFNETTGQTHDPIVVDLDNKTGAVDRDGSGSEARKLRRIDSEEEDSALRTENSAEDPSSAAARTLKRPRLVWTPQLHKRFVDVVGHLGIKNAVPKTIMQLMNVEGLTRENVASHLQKYRLYLKRMQGLSSEGPSASDQLFASTPLPQSFPESSGGGGGGNGNFGVPIPMPYHHPATAGGMMPMPVYGHMGMQMGNNNGHNNNSSDNHQHHQVSINGHQNGYNGNVVHGHTFQQRDWNGNHYGSYTHHPHQVAPNDNV; translated from the coding sequence ATGGGGGAAGAAGTGAAAATGAGTGAATACGaaatcaacgatggtgaagaTAACATCAACGGAGACGATGAAAGAGTTGCAGTGTGGGAGATAGGATTACCTACACCTGATGATCTCACTCCCTTATCACAAACGTTGATTCCACCTGAACTTGCTTCGGCCTTCAGTATCTTCCCTGAGCCTCACCGTACTCCACTCGATGTCAACCGCGCTTCTCAGACCACTCTCTCCAATCTCCGCGGTCAATTAAACGCCTTATCGTCTATTAACTTCAAGTCGTTCAACGAAACGACAGGTCAAACGCACGACCCTATTGTAGTTGATTTAGATAATAAAACCGGAGCGGTGGATCGGGACGGGTCTGGATCCGAAGCGAGGAAGTTGAGGAGGATTGATTCGGAAGAGGAAGATTCAGCTTTGAGGACCGAGAATTCGGCGGAAGACCCGTCGTCTGCGGCGGCGAGGACTTTGAAACGGCCACGGCTCGTGTGGACCCCTCAGTTGCATAAGAGGTTTGTTGACGTGGTCGGCCACTTAGGGATTAAAAACGCGGTTCCGAAAACGATTATGCAGTTGATGAATGTTGAAGGTTTGACTCGCGAGAATGTAGCCAGTCATTTGCAGAAGTACCGGCTTTATTTGAAGAGGATGCAGGGGTTGTCGAGTGAAGGACCTTCTGCTTCTGATCAGTTGTTTGCGTCCACTCCTTTGCCGCAGAGTTTTCCCGAGAGtagtggcggcggcggcggcggaaATGGGAATTTTGGAGTCCCAATTCCGATGCCTTATCATCACCCTGCCACGGCGGGTGGGATGATGCCAATGCCAGTATATGGACATATGGGGATGCAAATGGGGAATAACAACggtcataataataatagtagcgATAACCACCAGCATCACCAAGTTAGTATTAATGGTCATCAAAACGGGTATAATGGAAATGTTGTTCATGGTCATACGTTTCAGCAGAGGGATTGGAATGGGAATCATTATGGTTCATACACGCATCATCCTCATCAAGTTGCACCTAATGACAACGTGTGA